TGCTGGGGGCCTGCGTGCTGGTGGTGCTCAGAGGCGGGAAAGAATTGCTGGAAACCAGAAAGCGAGAGCGGGTCTAGCGACCCGCTCACTCCCTGCTCATCCCTCGCCGCGAATGGGCGCGACCGGCGTGATGCTCACGCCCGGAACGCCGGGTTCCAGGCGCACGCGCGCGTCGATCCCAAAATACCGCGCGAGGTTTTCCTCGCTCAGCACCTCGCGCGGCGCGCCCTGCGCCGCCACGCTTCCCTCCCCGAGCATCACGATTCTATCGCAATAGCGCGAGGCGAGGTTGAGGTCGTGCACCGCAACCAGCGCACCCCGGCTTTCTTTGGCAAAGTCCCGTACCAGCTCAAAGCATTCGAGCTGGTGTGCGAGGTCCAGATTCGAGGTCGGCTCATCGAGCAGCAGCAGCGCCGGTTCCTGCGCAAGTGCGCGGGCGATCATCACTCTCTGGCGCTCGCCGCCCGAGAGTTCGTCGAGCATCCGGTCGGCGAAGCGCAGGACTTCGGTCTGCTCAAGCGCGCGCTGCACGACGGCGCGGTCGTGTTCGCCCTCCACATGAAAGCGTCCCAGGTGGGGATTGCGGCCCATGGCAACCACGTCGCGCACGCTGAAAGAGAAGCGCGAGAGTGTGTCCTGGGGAACCAGCGCCGCCTGCCGCGCGATCTCGCGGCGCGAGAATTCACCCACCGAGCGCCCCGACATCGCAACGGTGCCGCTCTGCGGGCAGAGCAACGCGAAGGCCAGCCCCAGCGCCGTCGACTTGCCGCTACCATTGGGACCGACCAGGCCGACGACCTCGCCGGGGGCAACGCTGAAGGAAACCTCGCGCAGCACGGGCTCGCTGCCGTAGGAGAAATTCACCGATTCAAAGGAGAGCAGCGCGTCCATCAGACCGAAAGCTCCCTTCGTCCGCGAATGAGAAGGAACAGGAAGAACGGCGCGCCCACCAGCGCGGTGATGACGCCCAGGCGAATCTCTTCTGGCCGGATGAGCGTGCGCGCGATCAGGTCGGCAAACACCAGGAAGGCCCCGCCGATGAGCAGGCTCGCCGGCAGCAGCACCCGGTGCGCGGGGCCAACGAGCAGGCGCAGAATGTGCGGAATGACGAGCCCCACGAACCCGATGGGTCCGGCCACCGCCACCGCGGCGCCGGCCACGGCCGAGGTCGCCACAATCAGCCGGCGGCGCACCTGGCTCACGTCCACACCCACCGAGTAGGCATGCACTTCGCCCATGAGCAGGAGGTCCATTTCGCGCGCATGCGCGACGATGACGGCGAGCCCCGCCAGTGAGATCGGAAGCAGCACCTTGAGCTGCTCCCACCCGGCGCTATCGAGTCCCCCGAGGGTCCACTGCAGAATCGAAGTCGAGATGCGCCAGTCGGCCAGTGAGAGCGAGAGAAGGAACGAGACAAGCGAGCCGTTGAGCGCAGCCAGCGCCACGCCCGCCAGCAGGAGCACCCCCACATCGACATGGCCGCGGCGGCTCGCGACCACGTAGATGGTCCACGTCGTAACGAGCGCCCCGACAAAGGCCAGCAGCGGCAGGATCCAGGGCGAGAGACTCGCCCAACCAAGAAAGATCGCGCACACCCCGCCGACGGCAGCGCCCGAGGACACACCGATCACGCCGGGCTCAGCCAGCGGATTCCGAAAGAGCGCCTGCATGGCCGCGCCGCAGCATGAGAGCCCCGCGCCCACGAAGAGCCCCAGAAGCGCGCGCGGCAGGCGAACGTCGAGCACGACGGTCTGCTCCCACGTCTGCCAGGTGCGCTCGATGGGAAGACCGACGGCGCTGCCGATGATTGCAAGCGCCTTGCCCAGCGAGAGCTCGGCGGTGCCGAAGAGCGTCGCGCAGATGAGCGCGACGAGCACGAGCGCCGCGCCGCCACCGATGGTGATGAGCGTCCTGCGACTCATGAGCCGAAGGCCTCCGGGTGCAGCGCGCGGGCGATTTGCTCGGCAGCCTTCAGGATGTAGTGGGAGTGGCTGGTGATCGACG
This is a stretch of genomic DNA from Chrysiogenia bacterium. It encodes these proteins:
- a CDS encoding ABC transporter ATP-binding protein, yielding MDALLSFESVNFSYGSEPVLREVSFSVAPGEVVGLVGPNGSGKSTALGLAFALLCPQSGTVAMSGRSVGEFSRREIARQAALVPQDTLSRFSFSVRDVVAMGRNPHLGRFHVEGEHDRAVVQRALEQTEVLRFADRMLDELSGGERQRVMIARALAQEPALLLLDEPTSNLDLAHQLECFELVRDFAKESRGALVAVHDLNLASRYCDRIVMLGEGSVAAQGAPREVLSEENLARYFGIDARVRLEPGVPGVSITPVAPIRGEG
- a CDS encoding iron ABC transporter permease, coding for MSRRTLITIGGGAALVLVALICATLFGTAELSLGKALAIIGSAVGLPIERTWQTWEQTVVLDVRLPRALLGLFVGAGLSCCGAAMQALFRNPLAEPGVIGVSSGAAVGGVCAIFLGWASLSPWILPLLAFVGALVTTWTIYVVASRRGHVDVGVLLLAGVALAALNGSLVSFLLSLSLADWRISTSILQWTLGGLDSAGWEQLKVLLPISLAGLAVIVAHAREMDLLLMGEVHAYSVGVDVSQVRRRLIVATSAVAGAAVAVAGPIGFVGLVIPHILRLLVGPAHRVLLPASLLIGGAFLVFADLIARTLIRPEEIRLGVITALVGAPFFLFLLIRGRRELSV